cgtcagcaCCGGTGTCGCGGAGGCCCTGTTGATGTGCTCGGGAGCCTGCCCGGCCCCATCCGCGTACGACACACCTCCTACGCCGCCTTGCATACTGCGCAGAGGCTCACCAGAAGACTGTGTTAGTGCCATCACGATGACGTTGCGCAGTGACGGCGGCACATCTGCCcagtcaccgtcgccgcgcgtCACTGCTCTCACCACGCGAGAGACACCGGACCCTCTTGCCGGCATCCTTGGCCCAACGGCTCCCTCGATGTGTACGCACGTCGCTGGGGGTGGGAAGTCCGAAGATACGTGtgcctctcgctcgctctatcactgtgcgcgtgtgcttgtctAAGATGAGCCTATCCGTGCAGACGCGCACGTGGACAGCGGAGCGCAGCAGGAAACAAGAAAgagggtgcagcagcaggataGCATGGTAAAGCTGGAGACGCTGGCGCATGCGCCGTGACAGACATGACGCAGATACGTGCAATGCGAAGAGAGCCCAGACACGGACACTCGCACGTGCAAGCGGGTTCCTCCTCGAAATCCGCCGATAGTGTGTACTTCACCGCAGCCCTcgcccacgccgccgccgccacatctTCTCTTTCAGCCCCACAAGAGAAGCAACAGCCGCACGCAGCGGGTGGTGAAGCGCGTCGCCTGCGCGGAGGCCGCCGTAcggtacacacacacacacgcacgcacacacacgcacgcacgcaccagtCCGTGCGAAGCATTTCCTTTTCCATCTCATTGCGCAGTCTGCAGGTTTCACTCAATGTCACCATTCATCTATAGAACATAAGAGAGGcggggagaggtggaggccgctctccaccctcccccttccccccgaGTGCTGCaggcaccccacccccatcgcctggtgcgaagcagcgcaagacacacacgcgctgcagcagcgcgccggctCGGTCATCGCAGCACGGCTCCTGCCTCAAACGCGcccgcacacccacacatacatgcacgcaccacctcacagccgcccctccatcatgccggtcgccactccccccacctccccccttgGGTGCATCTCCCCGTCGTGGTGACACTCACGCCCCCGCACCCCTCCCCGTGGGCCAGTGTGAGGGGCCGGCTGCGATGCGCTCGAGCCGCGCTGTCGCGCACCGCCCATCGCACGGACGGTGCAAGCCTGTGCTCACTGTCGCGGGGTGGCTCGGACGCAGCGCCAtgcacgacagcgccgccggcatccgCGGCGCTACGTCGCGCTGACCTTGCCCTACGTCGTAAGGGCCCACCCCTGTCAGCACCAGAAGTGGTTCGGCGTTGGCAGGGatagagggggagggggctgccGGGCTTccgcgcacagagagagagagagagcgggggtggaggggtgcGCTGGGCCCTGGGATGCCACGCGCGGAGGTGCGTGCCCCCCGTCATCACGGGGGAGGCGGTGTGCTCAGCTGATTGCACAACACTCAGGTGTGCATGCATCAGTCGCCCACAGCTGCCATCACATGGCAGCAACCAcgtccgtcagcgccgctgtcggtctcgagaggaggaggggagggggtagagGGTGGTGGGGCGGGGCGAACAGTCAAGACAGACCGACACACGCAGCCGTGTGATGGCGCCGCCCAGGGCAGTGCAGAGAAAACTGAGtggcacgcacacccacacacagacacagacatacgccagcagcaccatgaCGGCGACCGTGATGATGATCGACAGCGAGAGTTGAGAAGAGGGAAAGCAGATGGCacggagagacggagaggccCACGAAGAATTCGTGGCGGAAGGCGAAGAAGTagaggagagcgcgcgagCACAACAACAGACGCACGCCAGCAACAAAGACCGGAGCGTGGCACGGGGACACTCCAGTCATCTGCTCCTCTCTACCAACGGGAGAGACGAGAAAGAGGTGAGCGCGCAAGTaacagcagcggtgtgggtggtggtggtggcggcgtgaAGCATGAAGAACTGGGAGGAAGGAAAAGGCAGCAGTGTGCATCGGTGCgcagaggtgtgtgtgtgtgtgtgtgtgtgtgtgtgtgtgtgtgtgtggtgggaAGAGCAGGAAAGGAAATTGAGGGAGAGGGACATCGGCGTTCCGCTAAACAGCTCTACGTTGCCGACGGATCCGGAGCACTATTCCCGTGCGTGGGGTGGTGTCTACGGCCTCCCTGCCcgcctccttcctcttccgtGCCTGCGCGTCTCATGCGTCGACCGACGCACTCCATTTTTCGCGGTGTGCATCGCTTTCACTGCCCTCTGTCGCTCTCGAGAGTCACAAAGACGTGCTGGCCATCCTCCAGCACGTCGCACACGCGGGCCTCAAAGTCGCACTGCACGCCGCCCTCCTTTCGGATCGACACCGGCGGGCCGAAGCGCTTGCCAAAGGAAGCGTCGTAGTGTATCATGGCTGCGTTACCGAGCCACACCACCTGCTGCGTGCCATCGCCGCACTGCAGCGGTATGATCTTCTCTCGCACGTGAACGGTGATCTTCATTAGCGTGTGAAACACGGTGACGGTGGTCGGAAAGCCAATGCGAAGGGCCGGGCCGAGTCGCACGTGCCTCTGCAACAGtcgcggtgtgcgtgtgcgaatCCGCACCGTGACGCGCTGTGACGCACCGTGACGCACCGTGACGCGCCATGACGCACCGTGACGCCGCATGAGATGCGTTGAAAGCGCGCAATCGCCAGCACGTGGCCGAACATCAagcgagaagaagaagaagggggaggggtggaggagcgATACGCAGACTCAGCGTGGCATCGCCAGCCTTGGCATGCGTTGGTGCGCGTCGGAGCGgggcgtgcacgcacgcaagcaagcACACACCATCAGGCAAACGGGGAtgggggggaaggggggttCACCGCCAAAGCATGAACCTCGGCTCCGGTTTCTGTTATTTGTGTTTTTGCTTCAGTTCACTTGTGTGTTATACGAAGTTTCACGGCAGCACTGTGAGGATCAGAGCTGTGgtgcaggggaggggaaaggggggtacacgtgcgcgtgcgtcacgCCTCACCAACCCAAAGAGTagcatggaggaggaggggtggaaAGAGGGGTACAGTGGGCTAATGCCCGTTCCAGCTCTTGAGTTCGATGAGGGCGCGAGGGTCGAGGTCGTTCTGTAGCGCGTTCGACGTCTGGCCCGGTGTAGGGGTGCGCAGCATGTTCGTCAGCGTCAGCGCATCCTGAGCctcgcgctggcgcttcgctcgctgcagcagctcctccggGATGTTGTCGCCGTACACCTTTCGGATGTGCATATACATCTGCTCCTCCCGCTTcggctgcacgcgcagcaccgtcatcTTGAGAAACTGGTACGCGAAGCCCATCGTCAGCATGGAGATCCAGAAGAACTGGATCTTGGTACGCGTGGGCATGCGCTCATAATGTGATACGCCCGGCAGAACCATGATGGTCGTCGGCGCCCGCGCCTCAACCGCGGGTGACGCAACAGACCGAGCCGACAAGTCGCCGGGCAGGAAGTACGAGTGAGGGCGCGGGGACgaatggggaggggggtgtgcccagcacgcgtgcacatgtATCCAGCTGTACAAGGGCACACTCACGCAAGACTGTCACCTGGGGCACATCTCGCCATACGAGGGGACATGACgagcagaaagagagagagagagagagatgaggtgaaggaggtgaaggACAGTGTACGGTGAAGACCAAGAGCGGCATGACAAGGGGCCGCCAGACAGGGGAAGCGGAAGACGTCGGCTGGTCTGATGCGTGTCATGGATAAGACCAAGAGAGGGATGGGGAGACGGGGTATCACACGTACAAACAAAGCCGCGAAAGAATGCAGCGGGACGTCCCCGTCCAACCCTTTTCCCGCATCGCACACGCGGCCGCATCGAATCAGGCCGGCTTCCATGCGCGGCTCCACGCGGATACGGCTCTGGATGCCACATGGATGTGTGCCCACCTGCATTGGCAGCGGTGCTTACACTTCACTTCGTTGGTTCATGGTGTGCGCATAAGACGGTGAGACACAGGtcgggtgtgtgtgtgtgtgtgggggggggggggggggtggaagTCGGGAGCGCACGTCAGCAGAGAGTAAAGCAGGGCGAAGAGCGCGCGGGTAACGTGTGGGGTCACGAacgcgcggctgctgcgctctcTGGTGACCCGAACCGCCGCAACACGCGATGCCCTATCCCACTGCCCTCACATGCGCTGTTCATTCTCTCCGtcttccccctcttcctgAGTCGCAGCGGAGCTGGACAAGAGGGCAGAGTAGCGCAGGACAACGTTGCGCATCTCACGCGGTGGTCCCGTCCTCACCTCTGGACGACTCGTCGAAGCCGATGTAGATGATGTTCTCGCCGCGCAGAAAAACGAGGGGCTCGGCCGGTTGCTTTGGGGCGGCGCGACTCCGCGTGCACTGCGACAGGACTACATCAAAGGTGCCGTCCAGGGCCTCCAGCTGGCCTCGGTACTCCTCACCGTGTGCCAGGTGGCAGCACACGGATCGGTGCAGAAGCGACTCCAAGACAACGGACATGCGTACCCGCAGcgagcgagggggagggggaaaggagggagggaggggcgtgtAGGGCTGACTCTTCGCACTCCTTTTACcagagtgtgtgtgtgtgtggggggggggggggggggtgcatgAGATGCCGAtagggaggaagagagaaagagagaaacacagTGACGGAATAGGGCAGAGGACCGTGGGCATCGCTCACACTCCAGCAAGAGCAGTCGAAAACCTGAGGGAAGCACCTTCAGTGCTGCGCACGTGTCTTTGCATGACcgtcattttttttttttggggggagggggggggcgcgtgtgcacgcgtgtcttCTCGTCGCGCTCATCCATTTCGCTGAGCTGCCTGCTTTTCGCATGTGATCAAGAGCACATGGCATCCATGGCGGCTGgcggtgcgcctgtgcgcgtgtgtgggcagGGGCGCACAACTTCTGCGCCCCGGGGCGCTCACCCTCATctcaccccctcctcgtccatcGACGGGAGTGGGCGGGAGAGAACGGGGAGCACACTCATATTCTCTTTTCTACGATGTGTGTATTTTACCGCGAGCAAGGcaacacacagacgcacacacaaccacagctcacCTGGCCCTCTGCTGCACGGCGGCTGAATCCGGGTCCTCTGGGACGAGCCGTCCAGCCGGTCGAATGAGGACCATACGTTTAACGAgttctcctccttcctcgtccCTTCCTCGCAAGTTTGCTGCGCGACCGACACCAGGCGGACCTGGGCATGGGCACCATGCCTTCATCCACGCCCGCCGCGTCCAgcgtcctgctcgagggctGGAGGCGATGGTGTCTGG
Above is a window of Leishmania major strain Friedlin complete genome, chromosome 1 DNA encoding:
- a CDS encoding conserved hypothetical protein (previous protein_id=AAC24626.1) is translated as MVLPGVSHYERMPTRTKIQFFWISMLTMGFAYQFLKMTVLRVQPKREEQMYMHIRKVYGDNIPEELLQRAKRQREAQDALTLTNMLRTPTPGQTSNALQNDLDPRALIELKSWNGH
- a CDS encoding conserved hypothetical protein (previous protein_id=AAC24691.1); the protein is MKITVHVREKIIPLQCGDGTQQVVWLGNAAMIHYDASFGKRFGPPVSIRKEGGVQCDFEARVCDVLEDGQHVFVTLESDRGQ
- a CDS encoding conserved hypothetical protein (previous protein_id=AAZ09189.1), with protein sequence MSVVLESLLHRSVCCHLAHGEEYRGQLEALDGTFDVVLSQCTRSRAAPKQPAEPLVFLRGENIIYIGFDESSRGEDGTTA